The Methylobacterium currus genome contains a region encoding:
- a CDS encoding MaoC family dehydratase, translating to MKTNPGRFFEDFRLGETIRHATPRTVTTGDVALYTALYGPRFAVQSSDAFAAAFGYARAPLDDLLVFHVVFGKTVPDISLNAVANLGYAEGRFLRPVYPGETLNSVSEVIGLKESSNRQTGVVYVRSTGYDAQGGAVLSYCRWVLVRKRDPEARIEGELVPSLAKAVAPEELAAALPPLNPQAYDLGLAGSPHRFSDYEAGERIDHVDGMTVEEAEHQIATRLFQNTAKVHFDGYAAKDTRFGKRLIYGGHVISLARALSFNGLGNAFSIAGINAGRHVAPLFAGDTVYAWSEVLATAELPGRTDVGALRLRTIATKNQPCTAHPDKAGESTDPAVILDLDYWALMPR from the coding sequence ATGAAGACCAATCCGGGCCGATTCTTCGAGGATTTCCGCCTCGGGGAGACCATCCGCCACGCCACGCCCCGCACGGTCACCACCGGCGACGTGGCGCTCTACACCGCCCTCTACGGCCCGCGCTTCGCGGTGCAATCCTCCGATGCCTTCGCGGCGGCCTTCGGCTACGCCCGAGCGCCCCTCGACGACCTGCTGGTGTTCCACGTCGTGTTCGGCAAGACCGTGCCGGACATCTCGCTCAACGCGGTGGCCAATCTCGGCTACGCGGAAGGCCGCTTCCTGCGCCCGGTCTATCCGGGCGAGACCCTGAATTCGGTCTCGGAGGTGATCGGCCTCAAGGAGAGCTCGAACCGGCAGACCGGCGTGGTCTATGTCCGCTCCACCGGCTACGACGCGCAGGGCGGGGCGGTGCTGAGCTACTGCCGCTGGGTGCTGGTGCGCAAGCGCGATCCCGAGGCCAGGATCGAGGGCGAGTTGGTGCCGAGCCTCGCCAAGGCGGTGGCGCCGGAGGAGCTGGCGGCCGCCCTGCCGCCCCTGAACCCGCAGGCCTACGATCTCGGCCTCGCCGGCAGCCCGCACCGGTTCAGTGACTACGAAGCGGGCGAGCGCATCGACCACGTCGACGGCATGACCGTCGAGGAGGCCGAGCACCAGATCGCCACCCGGCTGTTCCAGAACACCGCCAAGGTCCATTTCGACGGCTACGCCGCCAAGGACACCCGCTTCGGCAAGCGGCTGATCTATGGCGGCCACGTCATCTCGCTGGCCCGGGCCCTGAGCTTCAACGGCCTCGGCAACGCCTTCTCGATCGCCGGCATCAATGCCGGGCGCCACGTCGCGCCCTTGTTCGCCGGCGACACGGTCTATGCCTGGAGCGAGGTGCTGGCGACCGCCGAGCTGCCGGGGCGGACGGATGTCGGGGCCCTGCGCCTGCGCACGATCGCGACCAAGAACCAGCCCTGCACCGCCCATCCGGACAAGGCCGGCGAGAGCACCGACCCGGCGGTGATCCTCGACCTCGATTACTGGGCATTGATGCCGCGCTGA
- a CDS encoding DUF167 family protein, with protein MTTPPWRVTPAGIEVRVRATPRGGRDALDGVEIRDDGAAVLKVRVRAAPEDGAANAAIRDVLRRALGLPASAVTLAAGATARIKLFRIAGDGPALAERLHSLTGETPAGRA; from the coding sequence GTGACCACTCCGCCCTGGCGGGTCACGCCCGCGGGGATCGAGGTCCGGGTCCGGGCCACCCCGCGGGGCGGGCGCGACGCCCTCGACGGCGTCGAGATCCGGGACGACGGCGCGGCCGTGCTGAAGGTGCGGGTGCGGGCGGCGCCGGAGGACGGCGCCGCCAACGCGGCGATCCGGGACGTGCTGCGGCGCGCCCTCGGCCTCCCGGCCTCGGCGGTGACGCTCGCCGCCGGGGCCACCGCACGCATCAAGCTGTTCCGCATCGCCGGCGACGGGCCGGCCCTGGCGGAGCGGCTGCACAGCCTGACCGGCGAGACGCCCGCCGGCAGGGCTTGA
- a CDS encoding YggT family protein — translation MRSILWLIDNIITLYVYLLIASAVLSWLVAFNVVNVRNPIVSQIGEFLYRVTEPALRPIRRILPNLGGIDISPIILVLGLFFLRNLMFELFAGMA, via the coding sequence ATGCGCTCGATTCTCTGGCTCATCGACAACATCATCACGCTCTACGTGTACCTGCTCATCGCCAGCGCCGTGCTGAGCTGGCTGGTGGCCTTCAACGTGGTCAACGTGCGCAACCCCATCGTGTCGCAGATCGGGGAGTTCCTGTACCGGGTGACCGAGCCGGCCCTGCGGCCGATCCGGCGCATCCTGCCGAATCTCGGCGGCATCGACATCTCGCCGATCATCCTGGTCCTCGGCCTCTTCTTCCTGCGCAACCTGATGTTCGAGCTCTTCGCCGGCATGGCGTAG
- a CDS encoding metal-sensitive transcriptional regulator: MDYQYVDGRLQIRRTDEEKKPILQRLKRIEGQVRGLQAMVQEDRYCLDEVQQMNAITAAVREAVLQLISTHLDASVDYAVRAKDQDGAIEEMVRVLRAALRQT; encoded by the coding sequence ATGGATTACCAATACGTCGACGGGCGCCTCCAGATTCGCCGCACCGATGAGGAGAAGAAGCCTATCCTCCAGCGCCTCAAGCGCATCGAGGGCCAGGTGCGCGGCCTCCAGGCGATGGTGCAGGAGGACCGCTACTGCCTCGACGAGGTGCAGCAGATGAACGCAATCACGGCGGCGGTGCGCGAGGCCGTGCTCCAGCTCATCAGCACCCATCTCGACGCCTCGGTCGATTACGCGGTCCGCGCCAAGGACCAGGACGGCGCCATCGAGGAGATGGTGCGGGTCCTGCGCGCCGCCCTGCGGCAGACCTGA
- a CDS encoding ABC1 kinase family protein, with product MSASDSEANRFSARAARYAKVGANVGGVAARMAGARLLGRKGEDMSSAAALAQALGGLKGPIMKVAQLLATVPDLLPPEYAAELQKLQSEAPPMGAAFVKRRMAAELGPQWQTRFGQFSLRPAAAASLGQVHRAETLDGIPLACKLQYPDMQSAVEADLKQLELAFALHRRISSVIDTREIAKEIGDRVREELDYNREAKHAALYADVLKGIGTVRVPVVFPALSTKRLLTQGWLEGEKILNFTGGPLEVRNRLAHAMFQAWWHPFSRAAVIHGDPHLGNYTVFSEDGEPQGINLLDYGCIRIFHPRFVGGVVDLYKGLLHEDEARIVHAYESWGFRNLTRELVDILNIWARFIYGPLLEDRVRTVADGVKPGEYGRRQAFEVHRALKERGPVTVPREFVFMDRAAVGLGAVFLHLRSELNYHRLFEAQIDRFSLDDLAARQHAALEKAGLPQPA from the coding sequence ATGTCCGCCTCCGACAGCGAAGCCAATCGCTTCTCCGCCCGCGCCGCCCGCTACGCGAAGGTCGGCGCCAATGTGGGCGGCGTCGCCGCCCGGATGGCCGGCGCGCGGCTCCTCGGCCGCAAGGGCGAGGACATGTCGAGCGCCGCGGCCCTGGCCCAGGCGCTGGGCGGCCTGAAGGGTCCGATCATGAAGGTGGCGCAGCTGCTCGCCACCGTGCCGGACCTGCTGCCACCCGAATACGCCGCCGAGTTGCAGAAGCTGCAATCCGAGGCGCCGCCGATGGGCGCGGCCTTCGTCAAGCGCCGCATGGCCGCCGAGCTCGGGCCCCAGTGGCAGACCCGCTTCGGCCAGTTCTCGCTGCGCCCGGCCGCCGCCGCCTCCCTCGGACAGGTCCACCGGGCCGAGACCCTGGACGGCATCCCGCTTGCCTGCAAGCTGCAATACCCGGACATGCAATCCGCCGTTGAAGCGGATCTGAAGCAGCTGGAACTCGCCTTCGCACTGCACCGGCGCATCAGCTCGGTGATCGACACCCGCGAGATCGCCAAGGAGATCGGCGACCGGGTGCGCGAGGAGCTCGATTACAACCGCGAGGCCAAGCACGCCGCCCTCTACGCCGACGTGCTGAAGGGCATCGGGACGGTGCGGGTTCCGGTCGTCTTCCCCGCGCTCTCGACGAAGCGCCTGCTCACCCAGGGCTGGCTCGAGGGCGAGAAGATCCTGAATTTCACCGGCGGACCGCTGGAGGTGCGCAACCGCCTCGCCCACGCGATGTTCCAGGCTTGGTGGCACCCCTTCAGCCGCGCCGCGGTGATCCACGGCGATCCCCATCTCGGCAACTACACGGTCTTCTCGGAAGATGGAGAACCGCAAGGCATCAACCTGCTCGATTACGGCTGCATCCGCATCTTCCATCCCCGCTTCGTCGGCGGCGTGGTCGATCTCTACAAAGGGCTCCTGCACGAAGACGAGGCGCGCATCGTCCACGCCTACGAGAGCTGGGGGTTCCGTAACCTCACCCGCGAACTCGTCGACATCCTCAACATCTGGGCCCGCTTCATCTACGGGCCGCTGCTCGAGGACCGGGTCCGCACGGTGGCGGACGGCGTCAAGCCGGGCGAGTATGGCCGCCGCCAGGCCTTCGAGGTCCACCGCGCCCTCAAGGAGCGCGGGCCCGTGACGGTGCCGCGGGAATTCGTGTTCATGGACCGGGCGGCGGTGGGCTTGGGCGCGGTGTTCCTGCACCTGCGCTCGGAACTCAACTACCACCGCCTGTTCGAGGCCCAGATCGACCGCTTCTCCCTCGACGACCTCGCCGCCCGCCAGCATGCGGCCTTGGAGAAGGCGGGCCTGCCGCAGCCGGCCTGA
- a CDS encoding aa3-type cytochrome c oxidase subunit IV encodes MADITHATDSAYSPEMDGPSHEATYRGFVTFVEIATGVVICWVLSLAVGGVREAWISAIVGVVLGGIAGAIGALSPSIGWRAPAVVAVLLALMLAFY; translated from the coding sequence ATGGCCGACATCACACACGCCACCGACTCCGCCTACAGCCCGGAGATGGACGGCCCGTCCCACGAGGCCACCTATCGCGGCTTCGTCACCTTCGTCGAGATCGCCACCGGCGTCGTGATCTGCTGGGTGCTGTCGCTCGCCGTGGGCGGCGTGCGCGAAGCCTGGATCAGCGCCATCGTGGGCGTGGTGCTGGGTGGCATCGCCGGGGCCATCGGCGCCCTCTCGCCGTCCATCGGCTGGCGCGCTCCCGCCGTCGTGGCGGTGCTGCTCGCCCTGATGCTGGCTTTCTACTAA
- a CDS encoding Re/Si-specific NAD(P)(+) transhydrogenase subunit alpha encodes MRIAVLSETDPAEPRVAAVPETVKKYKALGAEVTVQSGAGLKAGVPDADYEAAGASIAPDAKAAADGADIVLKVRRPAAEELPALKRGAIVIAIMDPYGHEDEVKAMADAGVSAIAMELMPRITRAQVMDVLSSQANLAGYRAVVDGAAVYGRALPMMMTAAGTVPAARIFVMGAGVAGLQAIATARRLGAVVTATDVRPAAKEQVESLGAKFVAVEDEEFKQAETAGGYAKEMSAEYKKKQAELVASHIAKQDIVVTTALIPGRPAPRLVTADMVAAMRPGSVLVDLAVERGGNVEGVKADEIVETQNGVKIVGYANVPGRLAATSSSLYARNLYAFVETLVDKASKALAVKWDDELVKATCLTRDGAVVHPNFQPKAA; translated from the coding sequence ATGCGGATCGCGGTCCTATCCGAGACCGATCCGGCGGAGCCGCGGGTCGCGGCAGTCCCGGAAACGGTGAAGAAGTACAAGGCTCTCGGGGCCGAGGTGACGGTGCAGTCCGGAGCGGGCCTCAAAGCCGGCGTGCCGGATGCGGACTACGAGGCCGCCGGTGCCTCGATCGCGCCGGACGCCAAGGCCGCCGCCGACGGGGCGGACATCGTCCTCAAGGTGCGCCGCCCCGCCGCCGAGGAGCTGCCCGCGCTGAAGCGCGGCGCGATCGTGATCGCGATCATGGACCCTTACGGCCACGAGGACGAGGTCAAGGCGATGGCGGATGCCGGCGTGTCGGCGATCGCCATGGAGCTGATGCCCCGCATCACCCGCGCCCAGGTGATGGACGTGCTCTCGAGCCAAGCCAACCTCGCGGGCTACCGCGCCGTCGTCGACGGCGCCGCCGTCTACGGCCGGGCCCTGCCGATGATGATGACCGCGGCCGGCACCGTGCCGGCGGCCCGCATCTTCGTGATGGGCGCCGGCGTCGCCGGCCTCCAGGCGATCGCGACCGCCCGCCGCCTCGGTGCCGTGGTGACCGCCACCGACGTGCGGCCCGCCGCCAAGGAGCAGGTCGAGTCGCTGGGCGCCAAGTTCGTCGCCGTCGAGGACGAGGAGTTCAAGCAGGCCGAGACCGCCGGCGGCTACGCCAAGGAGATGTCGGCCGAGTACAAGAAGAAGCAGGCCGAGCTGGTGGCGAGCCATATCGCCAAGCAGGACATCGTGGTCACCACCGCGCTGATCCCGGGCCGGCCGGCGCCCAGGCTCGTCACCGCCGACATGGTGGCGGCGATGCGGCCGGGCTCGGTCCTCGTCGACCTCGCGGTCGAGCGGGGCGGCAACGTCGAGGGCGTCAAGGCCGACGAGATCGTCGAGACGCAGAACGGCGTGAAGATCGTCGGCTACGCCAACGTGCCGGGACGGCTCGCCGCCACCTCGTCGAGCCTCTACGCCCGCAACCTCTACGCCTTCGTCGAGACCCTGGTCGACAAGGCCTCGAAGGCGCTGGCGGTGAAGTGGGACGACGAGCTCGTCAAGGCGACCTGCCTGACCCGCGACGGCGCCGTCGTCCACCCGAACTTCCAGCCCAAGGCGGCCTAA
- a CDS encoding proton-translocating transhydrogenase family protein codes for MATLPPDQAAEQARAAAAAARNAADIAARAADQAAIIADSVGHGVAAVTHGAIDPTVFRLAIFVLAIFVGYYVVWSVTPALHTPLMSVTNAISSVIVVGALLAVGVPLIEKGTGWARFFGFIGLVFASVNIFGGFLVTQRMLSMYKKKA; via the coding sequence ATGGCTACCCTTCCCCCCGACCAGGCGGCCGAGCAGGCGCGCGCCGCCGCCGCCGCCGCCCGCAACGCGGCCGACATCGCCGCCCGCGCCGCCGACCAGGCCGCGATCATCGCCGACAGCGTCGGCCACGGCGTCGCCGCCGTGACCCACGGCGCCATCGACCCGACCGTCTTCCGCCTCGCGATCTTCGTGCTGGCGATCTTCGTCGGCTACTACGTGGTCTGGTCGGTGACCCCGGCCCTCCACACCCCGCTGATGTCCGTCACCAACGCGATCTCCTCGGTGATCGTGGTCGGCGCGCTGCTCGCCGTCGGCGTGCCGCTGATCGAGAAGGGCACCGGCTGGGCGCGCTTCTTCGGCTTCATCGGTCTCGTCTTCGCCAGCGTGAACATCTTCGGCGGCTTCCTCGTCACCCAGCGCATGCTCAGCATGTACAAGAAGAAGGCCTGA
- a CDS encoding NAD(P)(+) transhydrogenase (Re/Si-specific) subunit beta — protein MSENVSSLLYLVSGVLFILALRGLSHPTTSRQGNLYGMIGMGIAILTTLVGHAPSGVGAWFLVLLGLGIGGGAGAVIAKRVPMTAMPQLVAAFHSLVGLAAVAVAAGALYAPQAFGIIENGHIHKQSLFEMGLGVAIGAITFTGSVIAFLKLDGRMSGKPIMLPQRHAINVVLAIVLVALLAGFIGGGSKVLFWLIVILSFVLGGLLIIPIGGADMPVVVSMLNSYSGWAAAGIGFTLGNLALIITGALVGSSGAILSYIMCHAMNRSFISVILGGFGGDAAAASGGGQVETRPVKQGSADDAAFIMKNAEKIIIVPGYGMAVAQAQHSLREMADQLKKAGVDVKYAIHPVAGRMPGHMNVLLAEANVPYDEVHELEDINGEFPQADVAFVIGANDVTNPAAKTDPQSPIYGMPILDVERAKTVLFIKRGMGSGYAGVENEVFFRDNTMMLFGDAKKVVDEIVKNL, from the coding sequence ATGTCGGAGAACGTCTCCTCGCTCCTCTACCTCGTCTCCGGCGTCCTGTTCATCCTGGCGCTGCGGGGCCTGTCCCACCCGACCACCTCCCGGCAGGGCAACCTGTACGGCATGATCGGCATGGGCATCGCCATCCTGACGACGCTGGTCGGCCACGCGCCGTCCGGCGTCGGCGCCTGGTTCCTGGTGCTGCTCGGCCTCGGCATCGGCGGCGGCGCCGGCGCGGTGATCGCCAAGCGCGTGCCGATGACCGCGATGCCTCAGCTCGTCGCGGCCTTCCACTCCCTCGTCGGCCTCGCGGCCGTCGCGGTGGCGGCCGGCGCCCTCTACGCGCCGCAGGCCTTCGGCATCATCGAGAACGGCCACATCCACAAGCAGTCGCTGTTCGAGATGGGCCTCGGTGTCGCCATCGGCGCCATCACCTTCACCGGCTCGGTGATCGCGTTCCTCAAGCTCGACGGCCGCATGTCGGGCAAGCCGATCATGCTGCCGCAGCGCCACGCCATCAATGTCGTGCTCGCCATCGTGCTGGTGGCTTTGCTCGCGGGCTTCATCGGCGGCGGCAGCAAGGTGCTGTTCTGGCTGATCGTGATCCTGTCCTTCGTGCTCGGCGGCCTCCTGATCATCCCGATCGGCGGCGCGGACATGCCGGTCGTGGTCTCGATGCTCAACTCGTATTCGGGCTGGGCGGCCGCGGGCATCGGCTTCACGCTCGGCAACCTCGCGCTGATCATCACCGGCGCGCTGGTCGGCTCCTCGGGCGCGATCCTGTCCTACATCATGTGCCACGCGATGAACCGCTCGTTCATCTCGGTGATCCTCGGCGGCTTCGGCGGCGACGCCGCGGCGGCCTCGGGCGGCGGCCAGGTCGAGACCCGGCCGGTCAAGCAGGGCTCGGCGGACGATGCGGCCTTCATCATGAAGAACGCCGAGAAGATCATCATCGTGCCGGGCTACGGCATGGCGGTGGCGCAGGCCCAGCACTCGCTCCGCGAGATGGCCGACCAGCTCAAGAAGGCGGGCGTCGACGTCAAGTACGCCATCCACCCGGTGGCGGGCCGCATGCCGGGCCACATGAACGTGCTGCTCGCCGAGGCCAACGTGCCTTACGACGAGGTGCACGAGCTGGAGGACATCAACGGTGAGTTCCCGCAGGCCGACGTGGCCTTCGTGATCGGCGCCAACGACGTCACCAACCCGGCCGCCAAGACCGACCCGCAATCGCCGATCTACGGGATGCCGATCCTCGACGTCGAGCGGGCCAAGACCGTGCTGTTCATCAAGCGCGGCATGGGCTCCGGCTATGCCGGCGTGGAGAACGAGGTGTTCTTCCGCGACAACACCATGATGCTGTTCGGCGACGCCAAGAAGGTCGTCGACGAGATCGTCAAGAACCTCTGA